The following proteins are co-located in the Anomalospiza imberbis isolate Cuckoo-Finch-1a 21T00152 chromosome 1, ASM3175350v1, whole genome shotgun sequence genome:
- the SEC61G gene encoding protein transport protein Sec61 subunit gamma isoform X1 → MCLSLQAIMDQVMQFVEPSRQFVKDSIRLVKRCTKPDRKEFQKIAMATAIGFAIMGFIGFFVKLIHIPINNIIV, encoded by the exons ATGTGTCTGTCTTTGCAGGCAATCATGGATCAGGTAATGCAATTTGTGGAACCCAGCCGTCAGTTTGTAAAAGATTCCATACGACTTGTTAAGAGatgcaccaagcctgacaggaAAG aGTTCCAGAAGATTGCCATGGCAACAGCAATAGGCTTTGCGATTATGGGATTTATTGGTTTCTTTGTCAAATTGATCCATATCCCAATCAACAATATAATTGTGTAA
- the SEC61G gene encoding protein transport protein Sec61 subunit gamma isoform X2, whose protein sequence is MDQVMQFVEPSRQFVKDSIRLVKRCTKPDRKEFQKIAMATAIGFAIMGFIGFFVKLIHIPINNIIVGG, encoded by the exons ATGGATCAGGTAATGCAATTTGTGGAACCCAGCCGTCAGTTTGTAAAAGATTCCATACGACTTGTTAAGAGatgcaccaagcctgacaggaAAG aGTTCCAGAAGATTGCCATGGCAACAGCAATAGGCTTTGCGATTATGGGATTTATTGGTTTCTTTGTCAAATTGATCCATATCCCAATCAACAATATAATTGT AGGTGGCTGA